From Canis aureus isolate CA01 chromosome 7, VMU_Caureus_v.1.0, whole genome shotgun sequence, a single genomic window includes:
- the KHDC1L gene encoding LOW QUALITY PROTEIN: KHDC1-like protein (The sequence of the model RefSeq protein was modified relative to this genomic sequence to represent the inferred CDS: substituted 1 base at 1 genomic stop codon) → MERRACSKRPWWIVSENFYLPLVFYMEEDQEECIFGRPPXCIEVHSHTFIQLQRWFTATGQTRVIVVGLPEGIVFTGLEMLQLVWSQPLTKEDLATTPSMQLFARAVCLPGFSSSSLYLNREGLQVREAGTLDYGEVVEVLGSG, encoded by the exons ATGGAAAGGAGGGCTTGCAGCAAGAGGCCATGGTGGATTGTATCTGAGAACTTTTACCTTCCATTAGTATTTTACATGGAAGAAGACCAGGAGGAGTGCATCTTTGGTAG GCCACCTTGATGCATAGAGGTGCACAGTCATACCTTTATTCAGCTGCAGAGATGGTTCACAGCCACAGGCCAGACCCGAGTCATTGTAGTTGGACTGCCAGAG GGCATTGTCTTCACAGGCCTTGAGATGCTGCAGCTAGTCTGGAGCCAGCCCCTGACCAAGGAGGACCTGGCCACCACCCCCAGCATGCAGCTGTTCGCCAGGGCTGTCTGCCTGCCAGG CTTCTCCTCTAGCAGCCTGTATCTCAACCGTGAGGGATTGCAGGTGAGAGAAGCCGGTACCCTGGACTACGGAGAAGTGGTGGAAGTGCTAGGAAGTGGTTGA
- the LOC144317268 gene encoding uncharacterized protein LOC144317268 has protein sequence MNLSELHLMLVSNVPSTIPLFCSTYYQGNEGTLRGPALNPGSSLLDRANSKPPARPRLALGAAGTPPACPDLREPMSKGSWRGRGLRRDQSGRWADGEQFRPASRPRGVSLPADSVQGTAMAPFVMKTLHRSHGSGASKKYSHSKNWLLVHTQRYWCRFKHFLKPSVLHVDARLLEKIFGPSRALVPGFEREFKVLLQMREPNSEGKVEILIMGRRRYRKRAKRLIRILAAKPRGKRYGGTMMFSLETMKSFERENVHSDDFLSTAMMSSLDEAMQSLEIGQETVQEPVTKTV, from the exons ATGAATCTCTCTGAACTCCACCTAATGTTGGTGAGCAACGTGCCTTCTACCATCCCACTGTTTTGTAGCACTTATTACCAGGGAAACGAGGGAACTCTTCGAGGGCCCGCGCTCAATCCGGGCTCCTCCCTCCTAGACCGCGCCAACAGCAagccgcccgcccgcccgagGTTGGCGCTAGGCGCTGCTGGGACCCCGCCGGCCTGCCCGGATTTGAGGGAGCCAATGAGCAAGGGCtcctggagggggcggggcctgcgaaGGGACCAATCAGGCCGGTGGGCTGACGGCGAGCAGTTTCGTCCCGCCTCCCGGCCACGTGGGGTGTCTCTTCCTGCGGATTCCGTCCAGGGTACGGCAATGGCGCCCTTCGTGATGAAGACCCTGCACCGATCGCACGGCTCAGGAGCCAGCAAGAAGTATTCTCACTCCAAGAACTGGCTCCTTGTCCACACTCAACGGTACTGGTGTAGGTTTAAGCACTTTCTCAAGCCATCCGTGCTTCATGTGGATGCCCGTCTGCTGGAGAAGATTTTCG GACCAAGCAGAGCCCTCGTCCCGGGGTTCGAACGGGAGTTCAAGGTCCTGCTCCAGATGAGAGAGCCCAACTCCGAGGGCAAGGTTGAGATCCTCATCATGGGGAGGCGCCGGTACCGGAAGCGTGCCAAAAGGCTGATTCGCATCTTGGCGGCGAAGCCCCGAGGGAAACGCTATGGAG GCACAATGATGTTCAGCCTAGAAACCATGAAgtcttttgaaagagaaaatgttcATTCTGATGATTTCCTCTCCACCGCTATGATGAGTAGCCTGGATGAAGCCATGCAGTCCCTGGAAATAGGTCAGGAGACTGTCCAGGAACCTGTTACCAAAACAGTGTAA